AAGCCTAAACTTTATAGAATCTCATCAAAGGGCTTAAATCTCACAAAAGGGTATATGAAGCGTTTGAGCAGTTTTAAAACGACATTCATTGAAATGAGTAATGTTTTCCTCAAGAGAACGATTATAAGAGGGCACCATTTCAGCGAGTTTATCTTGCCAAGCACTTGTTTTCATTTCATCACCAAAACAACGTTGAAGCACTTCTATCATAATATCTACCGCCGTTGAAGCTCCCGGTGAAGCTCCCAGCAATGCTGCAAGAGAACCATCGCTAGAAGTAATCACTTCTGTGCCAAATTGCAAACTTCCCCTCCCATTTTTATCTTTTTTAATCACCTGCACCCTCTGTCCTGCAAATTGCGCATTCCAGTCCGAAAACTCTGCTGCAGGAAAAAACACATTAAGCTTACGCATACGCATTCTATCAGTTGAAAGAATCTGCTTAATGAGATAAATTGTCAAAGGCACATTATCTATACCCGCTTGAATCATAGGAATACAATTATTGAGGCGGATTGATGAGGGAAAATCAAAAAAACTCCCTTTTTTAAGGAATTTAGTATTAAAACCTGCATAAGGTCCAAAAAGTAACTCTTTTTTACCCCTAATAATACGCGTATCTAAATGTGGCACTGACATAGGCGGGTCGCCGATAGAAGCTTTACCATAAATTTTTGCATTATGTTTTTCAATAATATCACGATTATTGCATATAAGCCACAATCCGCCCACAGGGAATCCACCATAACCTCGCCCTTCAGGTATGCCGCTTTTTTGCAAAAGTGGAAAAGAGCCACCCCCCGCACCTAAAAATACAAATTTTGCCTTTACTTGCTTATTTTCGCCACTTTTTGTATCAACAATATCTAATTTCCATTCATTGCCCTCTTTAGTCAAATCACGCACTTTATGATGAACATATACATTAAAGCCATCTTCTTGGCTTAATTTCTCTCCAAACTGCCGCGCGATTTCGCCAAAATCAACATCACTTCCCTCTGCCATATAAGTAACTGCCATTTTTTGCGTATCATTTCGTCCCTCTAGCAAAAGTGGCGCCCATTCTTTAATCTGCTCCCTATCTTCAGTATAAATCATATTTTTAAAAAGTGGCGAAGTTTTAAGGGTTTCATAACGTTTTTTCAAATAAGGCACGATATCATCAACCACAAAACTTAAATGTGGCACAGGATTTAAAAAAGTATGAGCACCTTTAAGAATCTGCTTTCTGATACAATATGCCCAAAATTCTTTACTTAATTCATATTGTTGATTGATTTTCAATGCTTTTGAAGTA
This DNA window, taken from Helicobacter sp. MIT 21-1697, encodes the following:
- the mqo gene encoding malate dehydrogenase (quinone); this translates as MSEGSEVVLVGGGIMSLTLAAMLKELKPSLHISVYEMFEDLATESSSVWNNAGTGHQALCELNYTPQKEDGSIDTSKALKINQQYELSKEFWAYCIRKQILKGAHTFLNPVPHLSFVVDDIVPYLKKRYETLKTSPLFKNMIYTEDREQIKEWAPLLLEGRNDTQKMAVTYMAEGSDVDFGEIARQFGEKLSQEDGFNVYVHHKVRDLTKEGNEWKLDIVDTKSGENKQVKAKFVFLGAGGGSFPLLQKSGIPEGRGYGGFPVGGLWLICNNRDIIEKHNAKIYGKASIGDPPMSVPHLDTRIIRGKKELLFGPYAGFNTKFLKKGSFFDFPSSIRLNNCIPMIQAGIDNVPLTIYLIKQILSTDRMRMRKLNVFFPAAEFSDWNAQFAGQRVQVIKKDKNGRGSLQFGTEVITSSDGSLAALLGASPGASTAVDIMIEVLQRCFGDEMKTSAWQDKLAEMVPSYNRSLEENITHFNECRFKTAQTLHIPFCEI